A window of Zingiber officinale cultivar Zhangliang chromosome 5A, Zo_v1.1, whole genome shotgun sequence contains these coding sequences:
- the LOC121982951 gene encoding glutathione S-transferase U9-like has product MANAKEVRLYGMTRSGYCLMVHHALRLKGVPYDYVEEDLKNKSQELLRLNPVHKKVPVLVVDGRPVAESLVILQYIDELWGSLAPRLLPEDPHRRAKVRFWADFVYQKVVPLTYVIPKAEGDSKAAAVAEFRAQLVAMEAGVGEELWVDGAGPFINGDAPGLLDLLVGSCHTGIKFLEGVADVQLLDKEETPLLCSIMEAFLQLDVVKETTDFLQQHVHNDR; this is encoded by the exons ATGGCGAACGCGAAGGAGGTGAGGCTCTACGGCATGACTCGCAGTGGCTACTGCCTGATGGTCCACCACGCCCTCCGCCTCAAGGGCGTCCCCTACGACTACGTGGAGGAGGACCTCAAGAACAAGAGCCAGGAGCTGCTGCGGTTGAACCCGGTCCACAAGAAGGTTCCGGTGCTGGTGGTCGACGGCCGCCCCGTCGCGGAGTCGCTCGTCATACTGCAGTACATCGACGAGCTGTGGGGGAGCTTGGCGCCTCGGCTCCTGCCTGAGGACCCTCACCGCCGAGCCAAGGTTCGATTTTGGGCGGATTTCGTCTACCAGAAG GTTGTGCCGCTGACGTACGTCATCCCCAAGGCGGAGGGAGATTCGAAGGCGGCGGCGGTGGCCGAGTTCAGGGCTCAACTGGTCGCCATGGAGGCCGGCGTCGGAGAGGAGCTGTGGGTCGACGGAGCAGGGCCGTTCATCAACGGCGACGCGCCGGGGCTGCTCGACTTGCTGGTGGGCTCGTGCCACACCGGGATCAAGTTCCTGGAAGGCGTCGCCGACGTTCAGCTGCTGGATAAGGAGGAGACGCCGCTGCTGTGCTCCATCATGGAGGCCTTTTTGCAGCTGGACGTCGTGAAGGAGACGACGGACTTCCTCCAGCAACACGTCCATAACGATCGTTGA